Below is a window of Methanothermobacter thermautotrophicus DNA.
GGGTAGGCCCATAATTTCACTTGAGATCTCTGTTACACGCTTTACAAGTTCCCTCTTCTTTTCCCTTGTCAGCCTATTGCAGTTTATCTGGATAACAGGCAACTATATCACCATCCATAGGTATGATACTCATATAATAAATCCTTTAGAGTCGGCACACACTCAAAACTAAACCTCAAAGAGAACAGCATGATACTCATATAATAAATCCTTTAGAGTTAGAGACCATAAAATAGCAATGGCAGAGGAATCATAGATGATTGGAGAAAAACTGTTAAAGAAACTTTTCCCGGACTTTGAGGAACTCGTCCAGCCAGCTGGAATCGACCTGAGAGTTGATAAGGTTTACAGACAGATGGGACCCGGGTCACTGATTGACGATGAGAAGAACCTTCCACCCCTAGAAATGCTTGAACCGCCCATCTACAGACTTGAGCCAGGTAAAGCCTACCTTGTAAGTGTTGACAGGATGATAGAGATACCTGAGGGGTATGCAATGCTCTACCTTCCAAGATCAACTCTCCTGAGGTCCTTTGTATCTGTTCACACCGCCGTGGGAGATCCCGGTTTCAGGGGGACACTCCAGTTCCTTTTACATAACCATGGCGAATATGAGTACACCCTCAAGAGGGGTGAAAGGATAGTTCAGGCAGTGGTATTCCGTGTGGAGGGGTCTGGAAGGTACAGTGGAAGCTACCAGGAATAAACATAATAATAGCACATCATGTAGAGAACTAAGTGAGGCAAGTGAGGCCAGTAAAAATATATTTCAATCCCATTTTGGTCTGATTTTAACCCATCACGTCGAGTAGGACCTCCCACTCCCCGTTTTATTTCAATCCCATTTGATCTGATTTTAACTAAAAAGCTCCCTAAACTCTTCAAAAATGAAAAATATTTCAATCCCATTTGATCTGATTTTAACTGGCCACTGATGAGTAATTGGTGATCTGATTTTAACTGGCCACTGATGAGTAATTGGCCGGCGTCGTGACTGTATTTCAATTCCATTTGATCTGATTTTAACCTTCATGGGGGCTGTTATGCGTGATCTCCTTATAACATTTCAATTCCATTTGATCTGATTTTAACTATTAAAACCAAAACAGTGAATGAAAAACCTTGACTGATTTCAATCCCATTTTGGTCTGATTTTAACAAGTATACGAGGGTAGAGTATGCCCAGCCTTTGAGGGAGATTTCAATCCCATTTTGGTCTGATTTTAACATATGGGGGCAAGATCCTTCACATTAAATCCATAGAAATTTCAATCCCATTTTGGTCTGATTTTAACTTATTGATGGTCTTACTAACCTTTGCCTTAGCATCCATTTCAATCCCATTTTGGTCTGATTTTAACAGTACAAGGCTTGAATGTACTCATTCCTCTCATTCACGTCTGATTTTAACCATTTTGGTCTGATTTTAACGGAGAGGCTCGAGGAGAGACTCATCAAACTCATGGTGATTTTAACCATTTTGGTCTGATTTTAACCGCAGGGGAGGTAATCATCCAACTCCACGCCACCATCGTGATTTTAACCATTTTGGTCTGATTTTAACTAGAGGAGAGGATGAGCAGGCGACACAGATGAAATATGATTTTAACCATTTTGGTCTGATTTTAACTAGATCTGTGTCTCGATGTGCCTCAGGGGGGAGGTCATGATTTTAACCATTTTGGTCTGATTTTAACTAAATTAACTTACTACCAGATAGTATTATTTTAGAGATGATTTTAACCATTTTGGTCTGATTTTAACAGAAAAATAGAGAAAAAAGAAGAGAAAAAAGAAAAAATGATTTTAACCATTTTGGTCTGATTTTAACTCAGCACCCAGACGAGCGACTCATTCAGCTTTACAGGATTTTAACCATTTTGGTCTGATTTTAACCAGACCGGGAGAGCAATGCATATGATGAAGATGAGGATTTTAACCATTTTGGTCTGATTTTAACGAGGAGCTGCAGCGACTCCTCCACACCAAGTACACCTTGGATTTTAACCATTTTGGTCTGATTTTAACCAGTTTCACATCCTGTGCCGGGCCCTCTTGCTCCAGGGATTTTAACCATTTTGGTCTGATTTTAACTCTCCGACTTGATATTCTCCATTTTCAACTGATTCTGGATTTTAACCATTTTGGTCTGATTTTAACAGGGCGGATTTTTTCTTTATTTGGCCCCTATCGCTCTAAAATTTCTCCTTTAAGACATATAAATTTGACGATCCCCGATAATGCACTCCATTTATATAGATAGACTACCTGACATCCTCCTTTAAAATAATTAAATAAGATTTAAAATGGATTTAAAATTATTAAAAAGAATTTTTGACGAGATAAATGGCCATAAACTAATTTATGCAATTTTTAATCCTTAAATGAGAATAAAATAATATTTAGTTATTATAATCTGCTGGTGAAAATTGGCTCAAAAACGATTTGATGAGAAGACCCCAATAGTCCATAAAAATAATTTAATCCATTTAAAACAAATTTAAATAATTTTTAACGTGCTAGATATCTAATAATCATAAACCCCATTTATGTATTCATAGAGCCTCTCAGTGTGCACTCAAACTGAAAAGAGCCCTCAAAATGTTTTTCACCACCCCCTCAATGAGGATCTAGAAGAGCCCTCCTATATAAACCAATCAAGGATACCCTTGAAACAGATCCGCTCCATAAGCCATCAAAGAAGCAAGCCCTAGGAAGACCCTCGGACGAAATTGAAGAGCAAGTACTGCAAAACAAACAATCAGCCGCAGACATGAAAAATGAGATCAGTTGCTCGGCTGAAAAAAATATTTTTTTGGCTACTGCATTAGAATGTACGAACCCTGTCCTCAAGTATACTCACTGATTCAGGATTTGAGAGGGTGCTGACATCACCCACATCCTCACCCCTTACAAGGGCCTTGATAACCCTCCTCATTATCTTACCCGACCTTGTCTTTGGAAGGTCCTCAACGAACTCTATATAGGCTGGACTTGCAATTGGTCCTATCTCCTTCCTCACATGTTCGCGCAGAACACCCTTAAGGCGGGGTGTGGGTTCAACTGTATCCCTCAGTGTAACGAAGGCCGCTATCTCCTCTCCCTTCAGGATGTCTGGTTTCCCAACCACTGCAGCCTCAACAACATCTGGATGACTTACGAGGGCTGATTCAACCTCTGCAGTGCTTATCCTGTGTCCTGCAACGTTGAGAACATCATCCTCCCTGCCCTGGATCCAGAAGTAACCGTCCTCATCTATCCTTGCAACGTCACCGCTAAGGTAGATACCTAGAAATGTGCTCCAGTAGGCCTCCACATACCTCTCAGGTTCCCTGAAGAGTGTCCTGAACATTGCAGGCCATGGTGACTTTATCACAAGGTG
It encodes the following:
- the dmpI gene encoding 4-oxalocrotonate tautomerase DmpI; this encodes MPVIQINCNRLTREKKRELVKRVTEISSEIMGLPESTITVLIRELDPEDVGVGGSLLCDRE
- a CDS encoding deoxyuridine 5'-triphosphate nucleotidohydrolase, which codes for MIGEKLLKKLFPDFEELVQPAGIDLRVDKVYRQMGPGSLIDDEKNLPPLEMLEPPIYRLEPGKAYLVSVDRMIEIPEGYAMLYLPRSTLLRSFVSVHTAVGDPGFRGTLQFLLHNHGEYEYTLKRGERIVQAVVFRVEGSGRYSGSYQE